In a single window of the Drosophila albomicans strain 15112-1751.03 chromosome 3, ASM965048v2, whole genome shotgun sequence genome:
- the LOC117568974 gene encoding proteasome subunit beta type-7 has protein sequence MYLDSARDVPPAGFNFDNCRRNAALLQGGFKPPTTTKTGTTIVGIVYKDGVILGADTRATEGPIVSDKNCAKIHYLADNIYCCGAGTAADTETTTDLISSLLELHRLNTERQVPVVAANNMLKQMLFRYQGHISAALVLGGVDKFGAHIYCIHPHGSADKLPYATMGSGSLAAMAVFESRWKPDLTEEEGKLLVRDAIASGIFNDLGSGSNVDLCVIRKDSTEYLRNYELANKKGERQLNYSFKKGSTPLLHTTIKDLQITERVHAVPMEMS, from the exons atgtatttgGATAGTGCTCGTGACGTGCCCCCAGCAGGCTTCAACTTCGACAATTGTCGTCG caACGCCGCCTTGTTGCAGGGAGGCTTCAAGCCGCCGACAACCACAAAAACTGGTACAACTATTGTTGGTATTGTTTATAAGGATGGTGTTATCCTAGGTGCGGATACCCGTGCCACCGAGGGACCCATTGTATCCGACAAAAACTGCGCCAAGATTCATTATCTGGCCGACAACATTTA CTGTTGTGGTGCTGGCACTGCTGCTGATACTGAAACGACCACGGATTTAATTTCATCGCTGCTGGAGCTGCATCGTCTCAACACAGAGCGCCAAGTGCCCGTTGTGGCCGCCAACAACATGCTGAAGCAAATGTTGTTCCGCTATCAGGGACACATTAGCGCTGCTCTAGTCTTGGGCGGAGTTGACAAGTTTGGCGCACACATCTATTGCATTCATCCCCATGGCAGTGCTGACAAATTGCCATACGCCACCATGGGCTCAGGCTCTTTGGCTGCTATGGCTGTGTTTGAAAGTCGCTGGAAACCCGATCTAACCGAGGAGGAGGGCAAATTGCTGGTGCGTGATGCTATTGCTTCGGGTATTTTCAACGATTTGGGCTCTGGTTCCAATGTGGATTTGTGCGTCATACGCAAGGATAGCACCGAGTATCTGCGCAACTATGAATTGGCCAACAAGAAGGGCGAACGTCAGCTCAATTACAGTTTCAAGAAGGGCAGCACACCGTTGTTGCACACCACCATCAAGGACTTGCAGATCACCGAGCGTGTGCACGCTGTGCCTATGGAGATGTCTTAA
- the LOC117568973 gene encoding reversion-inducing cysteine-rich protein with Kazal motifs: MRYSLLLLISSALIAGAVRWDKETTNHSGNGRGKGHASHAHRRSNGASASEPKHSKHSRPITYSEEEDYDWIDPNEDASDVSDHSMQAFESVTANSPPHDIFTCCNQVFGSCRTACENLSLVQLDGNNGRDEPRTELRKSCPLHQLDFWSCVNITLEAVNRGKSWSGRRCCQTAVLPQCKNACATAAASQEVNDVCRRSDEQVLYDCFEHHNAADSCCGKARTSECLQACREVFEPPNETAVSGSSSAGGNLVDVVCGERNSDVVQCIHNHTDMTPPLDAEKYLPCCDYSEDESCHRTCKDVLQASKLHQKAERSDVIIGRLEAGCGTPLPHVRFWQCFLTVTGKLYVPAGGKSQRRNELASNGDGAVEPNKLGFDAAKRQCCEQASSHKCRRLCIEIFTNNWWETRVSFETECLEQPTELDLKRCIESVDAPCELGCKGLSFCTNFNNRPTELFRSCSAAHDAAAREDFLMLQQRGFVRVLGQELFIKNTTRCAPDKWQALVCALQIQPCTRVGMYNGICREDCAELLDECLDWTRQPQRPQAICDRLQPPGRTEADEHTPCISLGEFLKPSEVSKEMDPQGDGLTSPCAAKPCNASEVCVLQRSGSQGYACIPGCSLGQASTLLVPFGAFVRVGKTSVSRGLVLASDQLLTAEHEVCRCGLHGSIAQCQPLPSYMHAHCNLPRERSFRHGSSFYLECNQCSCFAGEITCTKQQCRLPDYVDAGYTSLPCNCAAHFVPVCGANGNTYPSACVAKCLGLQDSSFVYGACNARNACSTGAHSCPAGSQCLERRQVCLSSMQRPCAQYICVNVSSPHCGTDLADEVCDKQGKTHPNACSLLRNNAQLAYWGACRPGHDLEAESTPVCGINGVTYRSRHAAWADYVLVDYIGRCREVGLLASDMGSRCKTVKCPSPVSPYCRNIVPPGACCPICGGGAFRIIYSRKQLDRAYYALRGERTSLLTLRGILQQLDHLVQVSECQLTGFLSMEVGIFVALVPRGQPTGLQVKACEAEAEKISTLISSQSPRITTNLALSSLIVSHMLESTPNAAATVPAYGYAPLLFGLLVLAFFSLKRACII, from the exons ATGCGgtactcgctgctgctgctaatcAGCTCAGCACTTATTGCGGGCGCCGTGCGTTGGGACAAGGAGACGACGAATCACAGTGGCAATGGCAGGGGCAAAGGTCATGCCAGCCACGCCCATAGGCGCAGCAATGGCGCCAGTGCATCGGAGCCAAAGCACAGCAAACACAGTCGACCCATAACGTACAGCGAGGAGGAGGATTACGATTGGATCGATCCAAATGAGGATGCCAGCGATGTCAGCGATCATTCAATGCAGGCCTTTGAATCCGTAACAGCGAATAGTCCGCCCCATG ATATCTTCACATGTTGCAATCAAGTCTTTGGCTCCTGTCGCACAGCATGCGAGAAC TTATCCCTCGTGCAATTAGATGGCAACAATGGGCGTGACGAACCACGCACTGAACTTAGAAAGTCGTGTCCTCTGCATCAACTGGATTTCTGGAGTTGCGTGAATATTACACTGGAAG CGGTCAATAGGGGAAAGTCCTGGTCAGGACGTCGATGCTGTCAAACAGCCGTGTTGCCGCAATGTAAAAACGCCTGCGCAACCGCAGCAGCGAGTCAAGAGGTCAACGATGTTTGCAGAAGAAGCGATGAACAGGTGCTCTATGACTGCTTCGAGCATCACAATGCGGCAGACAGTTGCTGTGGAAAGGCGCGTACATCGGAGTGTTTGCAG GCCTGCCGTGAAGTGTTTGAGCCACCTAATGAGACCGCAGtgagcggcagcagcagtgcaGGCGGCAACCTGGTGGATGTGGTTTGTGGCGAACGCAACTCTGATGTGGTGCAATGCATACACAACCACACTGACATGACGCCACCGCTTGATGCTGAGAAAT ATTTGCCCTGCTGCGATTACAGCGAGGACGAGAGCTGTCACCGCACCTGCAAGGATGTGCTGCAGGCTTCCAAGTTGCATCAAAAAGCAGAGCGCAGCGATGTGATCATTGGACGTCTCGAGGCAGGCTGCGGCACACCGTTGCCTCATGTGCGTTTCTGGCAGTGTTTTCTCACCGTCACGGGGAAATTGTATGTGCCAGCTGGTGGGAAATCCCAGCGACGTAACGAGCTGGCATCCAATGGCGATGGCGCTGTGGAGCCCAATAAACTGGGCTTCGATGCGGCGAAGCGTCAGTGTTGCGAACAAGCCAGCAGTCACAAGTGTCGACGCCTGTGCATCGAGATCTTCACCAATAATTGGTGGGAGACGCGCGTGAGCTTCGAAACGGAATGCTTAGAGCAACCTACTGAGTTGGATCTGAAGCGTTGCATTGAGAGCGTTGATGCGCCCTGTGAGCTGGGCTGCAAGGGACTCAGTTTCTGCACCAACTTCAACAATCGTCCCACAGAATTGTTTCGCAGCTGTTCGGCTGCCCATGATGCGGCGGCTCGCGAGGATTTCCTGATGCTGCAACAGCGCGGCTTTGTGCGTGTTCTCGGCCAGGAGTTGTTCATTAAGAACACCACACGTTGTGCGCCAGACAAGTGGCAGGCTTTGGTATGTGCACTGCAGATTCAGCCCTGCACCAGAGTTGGCATGTACAATGGCATCTGTCGCGAGGATTGCGCCGAGCTGCTGGATGAGTGCCTGGACTGGACGCGTCAACCGCAACGGCCACAAGCCATCTGTGATCGTCTGCAGCCGCCGGGCAGAACAGAAGCCGATGAACACACTCCCTGCATCTCGCTGGGTGAATTTCTAAAGCCCAGCGAAGTCAGCAAGGAGATGGACCCCCAAGGTGATGGCCTAACGTCGCCCTGTGCTGCCAAGCCCTGCAATGCCAGCGAGGTGTGTGTGCTCCAGCGCAGTGGCAGCCAGGGCTACGCCTGCATACCTGGCTGCAGTCTTGGCCAAGCATCCACTCTACTCGTGCCTTTTGGCGCCTTTGTGCGCGTGGGCAAGACGAGTGTCAGTCGGGGCTTGGTGCTGGCTAGCGATCAGCTGCTCACAGCAGAGCATGAGGTGTGCCGCTGTGGTCTGCATGGCAGCATTGCTCAGTGCCAGCCGCTGCCCAGCTACATGCATGCTCACTGCAATCTGCCGCGGGAGCGAAGCTTTCGACATGGCTCCTCGTTCTATCTGGAGTGCAATCAGTGCAGCTGCTTTGCCGGCGAGATCACCTGCACCAAGCAACAATGCCGGCTACCCGACTACGTGGATGCTGGCTACACCAGTCTGCCCTGCAACTGTGCCGCACACTTTGTGCCCGTTTGCGGCGCCAATGGCAACACTTATCCATCGGCCTGCGTGGCCAAGTGTTTGGGTTTGCAGGACTCCAGTTTTGTCTATGGCGCCTGCAATGCACGTAATGCCTGCAGCACTGGCGCTCACAGTTGTCCGGCGGGCAGTCAGTGCCTGGAGCGGCGTCAGGTGTGTCTCTCCAGCATGCAGCGACCCTGTGCGCAGTACATCTGTG TGAATGTGTCGTCGCCCCACTGTGGCACAGATCTGGCGGATGAGGTGTGCGATAAGCAGGGCAAGACTCATCCGAATGCCTGCTCGCTGCTGCGCAACAATGCTCAGCTGGCGTATTGGGGCGCCTGTCGACCTGGACATGATCTGGAGGCTGAATCAACACCAGTCTGTGGCATCAATGGGGTCACCTATCGCAGTCGCCACGCTGCCTGGGCAGACTATGTGCTTGTGGACTACATTGGACGTTGTCGCGAGGTTGGACTGCTGGCCAGCGACATGGGAAGTCGCTGCAAGACTGTCAAATGCCCGTCACCAGTCTCACCATATTGTCGTAATATTGTGCCACCAGGTGCCTGTTGTCCCATTTGTGGTGGCGGCGCCTTTCGCATCATCTACTCCCGCAAGCAGTTGGACAGAGCTTACTATGCGCTGCGTGGAGAGCGCACTTCGCTGTTGACTTTGCGTGGCATCCTCCAGCAGCTGGATCATCTGGTGCAGGTCAGCGAGTGCCAGTTGACCGGCTTTCTCAGCATGGAGGTGGGCATCTTTGTGGCTCTCGTGCCACGCGGGCAGCCAACTGGACTGCAGGTGAAGGCGTGTGAGGCGGAAGCGGAAAAGATTTCCACATTAATCAGTTCGCAGTCGCCGCGTATTACAACCAATTTGGCGCTGTCCAGCTTGATAGTATCCCATATGCTGGAATCTACGCCaaatgctgcagcaacagtCCCAGCTTATGGTTACGCTCCTTTACTCTTTGGACTGCTCGTGTTGGCCTTCTTCTCTTTGAAAAGAGCATGTATTATTTAA
- the LOC117568246 gene encoding uncharacterized protein LOC117568246, which produces MGHRFKKQKKDEAAGHSYYVECKEHVSIKGRGSVLIKNTQTQVRELYKRHVAIAPEEPSTSSCCSKILDTSQKMRNLNDKIETEIGKLKTFRDRFLKKKDIQIEKKPESVKKPRVEIQKPRKELPSPNKSKNKQFPGKSRQLAIEAPIKQKAKEERQRKDTSISSNKQVKKIEHSSGNSVHSKPYFCTISSLSSSPTLNNSKEEKTMEEPVKLQELPQDSERIEGGCSLVYNADDFSPCSTYQSDYNPIPASPSSYPYHCQVTSYPCYDYTSAVYDPYLSNQCPMDAVYHCSPTLPLYDNCSPSDYSRRTTDLQCDDYLRNLTPSPKEKLTPKSATSSKKMKRATKPGYPSKGAQKVGQFKGERQSQGTKSTNGKHKLKVTISKQDSDDEPEKLRLHSEYLRNYKLEHEKTAKKESSSKSSLPGKHATYTKLVPGVKIKADPDAQLEEAKSMKDAPKVCAKECIGYGTQTAAPNVQDVGLNCSLDCTPCNANPELKKKCVGCATQVSGPQVKDVGLNCSLSCTPCIENPELKKKCVGCATQVSTPLCQDIGLNCSLSQRAICNQSCQTSTSYRCYQQEIPTQNGASSRTETSTRLQLSPTKSSELCVAEMIKNTRLICTPNNRQHRSAPQIQPTTAAEDNNSLNTVYVRQGSKQSSPPSTNRFHSARQAEEVYSSPDTTKLVSMLDESPRGHKDPSTCLDEESSMHFSLPINSCDNSMYSNRTSPGSKWHLCNTPTSFSSPQSSQDETVTSNNEQSFGERLACLPSNSIVCEKRTRCVKFEDENRICERIDTMKCARQYIDWEQLWEDSKEDVTCLETLDDIAEDVNQEDSHINDSSYRSSSTADMTCIESACDEEDYLTCTESRTEHTLPCFSGCGCMRERYHMLMLEALTKPIGQ; this is translated from the exons ATGGGACACCGctttaagaaacaaaaaaaggatGAGGCGGCAGGACATAGCTACTATGTGGAATGCAAGGAGCATGTGTCAATTAAGGGTCGCGGCAGCGTtctcattaaaaatacacaaaccCAAGTGCGGGAGCTTTATAAACGTCATGTTGCCATTGCACCCGAAGAGCCATCGACATCTTCCTGCTGTAGCAAGATTTTGGACACCAGCCAAAAGATGCGGAATTTGAATGATAAAATTGAGACTGAAATTGGCAAATTGAAGACTTTTCGCGATCGTTTTTTGAAGAAAAAAGATATTCAAATCGAGAAGAAACCTGAGTCTGTGAAAAAACCTAGAGTGGAGATACAGAAGCCGCGCAAGGAGTTACCTAGCCCTAATAAATCAAAGAACAAACAATTTCCAGGGAAATCTCGACAACTTGCTATAGAGGCTCCcatcaaacaaaaagcaaaagaagagCGACAACGAAAAGATACTTCGATATCTAGCAATAAACAAGTGAAAAAGATTGAACATTCCTCGGGAAACTCAGTCCATTCCAAACCTTATTTTTGTACTATCTCCTCCTTGTCATCCTCCCCGACATTGAATAACTCTAAGGAGGAAAAAACCATGGAGGAGCCAGTAAAGCTCCAAGAACTTCCACAGGACAGTGAGCGAATAGAAGGCGGTTGCTCTTTGGTATACAATGCGGACGACTTTTCGCCTTGCTCCACTTACCAAAGTGATTACAATCCGATTCCAGCTAGTCCATCTTCCTATCCATATCACTGCCAAGTTACCAGTTATCCTTGCTATGATTATACATCAGCTGTTTATGATCCCTACCTAAGCAATCAATGTCCCATGGATGCAGTTTATCATTGTTCCCCAACTTTGCCCTTATACGATAACTGTTCTCCATCGGATTACTCGAGACGGACGACGGACTTGCAATGCGACGATTATTTGCGCAACTTAACTCCGAGTCCCAAAGAAAAATTAACACCCAAAAGTGCTACCTcaagcaaaaaaatgaaaagagcGACAAAACCAGGTTATCCATCAAAAGGAGCACAGAAAGTGGGACAGTTTAAAGGAGAAAGGCAGTCACAGGgcacaaaatcaacaaatggGAAGCATAAACTCAAAGTAACCATAAGCAAGCAAGATTCAGACGACGAGCCGGAGAAGTTGCGATTGCATAGCGAGTACTTAAGGAACTATAAGCTGGAGCATGAGAAGACCGCCAAGAAGGAGTCAAGTTCAAAGAGCTCTTTGCCTGGCAAGCATGCCACGTACACCAAGCTCGTCCCAGGTGTTAAGATCAAAGCAGATCCTGACGCACAGCTCGAAGAAGCAAAGAGTATGAAGGATGCACCTAAAGTATGCGCCAAGGAATGCATTGGCTATGGCACGCAGACAGCTGCTCCAAATGTCCAGGATGTCGGCCTGAACTGCTCGTTGGATTGCACACCCTGCAACGCAAATCCTGAACTAAAAAAGAAGTGTGTTGGCTGTGCTACGCAAGTATCTGGTCCACAGGTTAAGGATGTGGGACTGAATTGCTCCCTGAGCTGCACACCTTGCATTGAAAACCCCGAGTTGAAAAAGAAATGCGTTGGCTGCGCCACCCAAGTATCAACTCCCTTGTGCCAGGACATTGGACTCAACTGCAGTCTCAGCCAACGTGCAATATGCAATCAGTCGTGCCAGACGTCGACGTCTTATCGTTGTTATCAGCAAGAAATTCCAACGCAAAATGGCGCCTCGTCGAGAACTGAAACTTCCACAAGACTACAGCTATCACCGACTAAATCCAGCGAATTGTGTGTCGCAGAAATGATCAAGAACACTAGACTTATTTGCACTCCAAATAATAGGCAGCATCGATCGGCTCCTCAGAtccaaccaacaacagctgctgagGATAATAATTCCTTGAACACAGTCTATGTGCGTCAAGGTTCCAAACAATCTTCGCCCCCTAGCACAAATCGTTTCCATTCCGCAAGGCAAGCCGAGGAAGTCTACAGTTCGCCAGATACAACAAAATTAGTGAGCATGTTGGACGAATCCCCTCGTGGACATAAGGATCCTTCAACTTGCTTGGATGAAGAAAGTTCGATGCACTTTTCGCTGCCAATAAACTCTTGCGATAACTCCATGTACTCCAATAGGACTTCACCTGGTAGCAAATGGCACCTCTGTAATACGCCCACTTCCTTTAGCTCACCGCAAAGTTCCCAAGATGAGACGGTGACCAGCAACAATGAGCAATCCTTCGGGGAAAGATTAGCTTGCTTGCCAAGCAACTCGATTGTGTGCGAGAAGCGCACGCGTTGTGTGAAATTTGAAGATGAAAATAGAATCTGTGAGCGCATTGATACCATGAAGTGTGCTCGCCAGTACATTGACTGGGAGCAACTCTGGGAGGACAGTAAAGAAGACGTAACTTGCCTAGAAACCTTAGATGATATCGCCGAAGACGTAAACCAAGAAGATTCCCATATAAATGACTCTTCTTATA GATCCAGCAGCACGGCGGACATGACCTGCATTGAATCCGCCTGCGATGAGGAGGATTATCTCACCTGCACCGAGTCGCGAACGGAGCACACGTTGCCCTGCTTCAGTGGCTGTGGATGCATGCGTGAACGCTATCACATGCTGATGCTGGAGGCTTTAACCAAGCCAATTGGCCAGTGA